Proteins found in one Thermaerobacter subterraneus DSM 13965 genomic segment:
- the atpF gene encoding F0F1 ATP synthase subunit B codes for MHISPELIWAFINFFLFVIVLARFFWRPVMELLDRRREEIEVNLAAAERAREEAARAEAEYRQRLAVAQREAQSILERATQLAEQERQERLEAARREAEQLLERARATIEREKEQAIAALRREVADLTLLATERVLGRVLDAEDQRRLVTEAVEEVASLR; via the coding sequence GTGCATATTTCACCCGAGTTGATCTGGGCGTTCATCAACTTTTTCCTGTTCGTCATCGTGCTCGCCCGGTTCTTCTGGCGCCCGGTGATGGAGTTGCTGGACCGGCGCCGGGAGGAGATCGAGGTCAACCTGGCCGCTGCCGAGCGCGCCCGGGAGGAGGCGGCCCGGGCCGAGGCCGAGTACCGCCAGCGGCTGGCGGTCGCCCAGCGGGAGGCCCAGAGCATCCTGGAGCGGGCGACCCAGCTGGCGGAGCAGGAGCGCCAGGAGCGGCTTGAGGCAGCGCGCCGCGAGGCGGAGCAGCTGCTGGAACGGGCCCGGGCCACCATCGAGCGGGAGAAGGAGCAGGCCATCGCCGCCCTGCGGCGGGAGGTGGCCGATCTGACCCTGCTGGCCACGGAGCGGGTGCTGGGCCGGGTGCTGGACGCCGAAGACCAGCGCCGGCTGGTGACCGAGGCCGTGGAAGAGGTGGCGAGCCTGCGATGA
- the atpH gene encoding ATP synthase F1 subunit delta has protein sequence MKRRPLAQRYARVLYDLGRESSELDRLAADLARVLDVFSEHPELRQRFESLAVPARDKHQLIESVFGDRVHLWVGNLLRLLVRRRRENLLPDIVAEFTALRDREAGVLEAEVEAAAELDAATRQRLEEELARSLGARQVRLAVRVRPELLGGLVVKIGDRRLDASLRRRLVQLHRRLATGGQA, from the coding sequence ATGAAGCGCCGCCCCCTCGCCCAACGCTACGCCCGGGTTCTGTACGATCTCGGCCGCGAGAGCAGTGAACTCGACCGCCTGGCCGCCGACCTGGCCCGCGTGCTCGACGTCTTCAGCGAGCATCCCGAGTTGCGCCAGCGCTTCGAGAGCCTGGCCGTCCCGGCGCGTGACAAGCACCAGCTGATCGAGTCCGTCTTCGGGGACCGGGTCCATCTGTGGGTAGGCAACCTGCTGCGGCTGCTGGTGCGCCGGCGGAGGGAAAACCTGCTGCCGGACATCGTGGCCGAGTTTACTGCCCTGCGCGACCGGGAGGCGGGCGTGCTGGAGGCCGAGGTGGAGGCGGCGGCGGAGCTGGATGCCGCCACCCGGCAGCGCCTGGAGGAGGAGCTGGCCCGCTCCCTGGGGGCTCGCCAGGTGCGCCTCGCGGTGCGGGTTCGTCCGGAGCTGCTGGGCGGCCTGGTGGTGAAGATCGGCGACCGCCGGCTGGATGCCAGCCTGCGCCGCCGGCTGGTGCAGCTCCACCGCCGGCTGGCCACGGGCGGTCAGGCGTAG
- a CDS encoding F0F1 ATP synthase subunit epsilon: MAERAITLEVITPERVVFREEVDSLIVPGAEGLLGVLPGHAPMVAALKIGILTYRKDGERRRVAVAGGFFEVADNHAVVLSDAAERAEEIDVLRARQAAERARRRLAEREANWDFERARAALNRALNRLRAAGADTGDLA; this comes from the coding sequence ATGGCGGAGCGCGCCATCACCCTGGAGGTCATCACGCCGGAGCGGGTGGTCTTCCGCGAGGAGGTCGACTCGCTGATCGTACCGGGCGCCGAGGGCTTGCTGGGCGTGTTGCCCGGCCATGCCCCCATGGTGGCGGCCCTGAAGATCGGCATCCTGACCTACCGCAAGGACGGCGAGCGGCGCCGGGTGGCGGTGGCGGGCGGGTTCTTCGAGGTGGCGGACAACCACGCCGTGGTGCTCTCCGACGCCGCCGAGCGGGCCGAAGAGATCGATGTGCTGCGGGCGCGCCAGGCGGCCGAGCGGGCGCGCCGCCGCCTGGCCGAACGGGAGGCCAACTGGGACTTTGAACGGGCGCGGGCGGCCCTCAACCGGGCGCTGAACCGGCTGCGGGCCGCCGGGGCCGACACCGGCGACCTGGCCTGA
- the atpD gene encoding F0F1 ATP synthase subunit beta has translation MAEKNVGRVVQVIGPVVDIEFPEGNLPDIYNAIKIQAKTEEVEIDLTVEAAQHLGNNVVRCVAMASTDGLQRGMPAVDTGGPISVPVGREVLGRMFNVLGEPIDGKEPPQAKKRYPIHRPAPDVADVNPATEILETGIKVIDLICPFARGGKVGLFGGAGVGKTVIIMELIHNIAYKHGGFSVFAGVGERTREGNDLYHELKESGVLDKTALVFGQMNEPPGARLRVGLTGLAMAEYFRDEEGQDLLLFIDNIFRFTQAGSEVSALLGRMPSAVGYQPTLATEMGNLQERITTTRKGSITSVQAVYVPADDYTDPAPVTTFAHLDSTVRLERAIAERGIYPAVDPLASTSRILDPNIVGQEHYEVARGVQQVLQRYKDLQDIIAILGMDELTEEDKLIVQRARKLERFLSQPFFVAEVFTGTPGKYVSREETVRGFKEILEGKHDDLPEAAFYMVGTIDEAVEKAKTLV, from the coding sequence ATGGCCGAGAAGAACGTGGGCCGGGTCGTGCAGGTCATCGGCCCGGTGGTCGACATCGAGTTCCCCGAGGGCAACCTGCCCGACATCTACAACGCCATCAAGATCCAGGCCAAGACCGAAGAGGTGGAGATCGACCTGACGGTGGAGGCCGCCCAGCACCTGGGCAACAACGTGGTCCGCTGCGTGGCCATGGCCTCCACCGACGGCCTGCAGCGCGGCATGCCGGCCGTGGACACCGGCGGCCCCATCTCGGTGCCCGTGGGCCGTGAGGTGCTGGGGCGGATGTTCAACGTCCTGGGCGAGCCCATCGACGGCAAGGAGCCGCCCCAGGCCAAGAAGCGGTATCCCATCCACCGGCCCGCGCCGGACGTGGCCGACGTCAACCCCGCCACGGAGATCCTGGAGACGGGCATCAAGGTCATCGACCTGATCTGCCCCTTTGCCCGCGGCGGCAAGGTCGGCCTCTTCGGCGGCGCCGGCGTGGGCAAGACCGTCATCATCATGGAGCTGATCCACAACATCGCCTACAAGCACGGCGGCTTCTCCGTCTTCGCCGGCGTGGGCGAGCGCACCCGCGAGGGCAACGACCTCTACCACGAGCTCAAGGAGTCCGGGGTGCTCGACAAGACGGCCCTGGTGTTCGGCCAGATGAACGAGCCCCCGGGCGCCCGCCTGCGGGTGGGCCTGACGGGCCTGGCCATGGCCGAGTACTTCCGGGACGAAGAGGGCCAGGACCTGCTGCTCTTCATCGACAACATCTTCCGCTTCACCCAGGCCGGTTCGGAGGTATCGGCCCTGCTGGGCCGCATGCCCAGCGCCGTGGGTTATCAGCCCACGCTGGCCACCGAGATGGGCAACCTGCAGGAGCGGATCACCACGACGCGGAAGGGCTCCATCACCTCGGTGCAGGCGGTGTACGTCCCCGCCGACGACTACACCGACCCGGCGCCGGTGACCACCTTCGCCCACCTGGACTCCACGGTCCGGCTGGAGCGGGCCATTGCCGAGCGCGGCATCTACCCGGCCGTCGACCCGCTGGCCTCCACCTCCCGGATCCTGGACCCCAACATCGTGGGCCAGGAACACTACGAGGTGGCCCGCGGCGTCCAGCAGGTGCTGCAGCGCTACAAGGACCTGCAGGACATCATCGCCATCCTGGGCATGGACGAGCTGACGGAAGAGGACAAGCTGATCGTGCAGCGGGCGCGCAAGCTGGAGCGCTTCCTGTCCCAGCCCTTCTTCGTGGCCGAGGTGTTCACCGGCACGCCGGGCAAGTACGTCAGCCGCGAGGAGACCGTCCGGGGCTTCAAGGAGATCCTGGAGGGCAAGCACGACGACCTGCCCGAGGCGGCCTTCTACATGGTCGGCACCATCGACGAGGCCGTGGAGAAGGCGAAGACCCTGGTCTGA
- the murA gene encoding UDP-N-acetylglucosamine 1-carboxyvinyltransferase codes for MERIVVRGGRPLQGQVRISGAKNAALPILAATLLAEDTCLLYDIPSLDDVVTMTRMLTQLGVTVESTGEGALAVHPAAELQYAAPYDLVRRMRASILVLGPLLARLGRARAALPGGCAIGQRPIDLHLKGFAALGADVEVSGGEVEVRAPRGLRGTSIYLDVPSVGATENIMMAAVLAEGTTTIENAAEEPEIVDLANFLNTLGADVRGAGTRVIQIHGVPVLGGGTYTIIPDRIEAGTFLLAPLVAGGQVTVTGVVPEHLKSLLAKVREMGADVVVDGDEVTVAVSSRPKAVDIKTLPYPGFPTDLQAPMMAALVTAEGTATVTETLFENRFAHVPELRRMGARIQIQGQTAIITGVERLQGAPVTATDLRSGAALVLAGLGAEGITEVSGVHHIDRGYVAIEQKLRALGADVARLSTEDDPLAAALLLH; via the coding sequence GTGGAACGAATCGTGGTTCGCGGCGGGCGCCCCCTGCAGGGTCAGGTGAGGATCAGCGGAGCCAAGAACGCGGCCTTGCCGATCCTGGCGGCTACCTTGCTGGCGGAAGACACCTGCTTGCTGTACGACATCCCGTCGCTGGACGACGTGGTCACCATGACCCGCATGCTGACCCAGCTGGGGGTCACGGTGGAGTCCACGGGGGAGGGTGCCCTGGCCGTCCACCCGGCGGCGGAGCTCCAGTACGCCGCGCCCTATGACCTGGTACGGCGCATGCGGGCGTCCATCCTGGTCCTGGGACCGCTGCTGGCCCGCCTGGGACGCGCCCGGGCCGCCCTGCCCGGAGGCTGCGCCATCGGGCAGCGTCCCATCGACCTGCACCTGAAGGGCTTTGCCGCCCTGGGCGCCGACGTGGAGGTCAGCGGCGGCGAGGTGGAGGTCCGGGCCCCCAGGGGGCTGCGCGGCACCTCGATCTACCTGGACGTACCCAGCGTCGGGGCGACGGAGAACATCATGATGGCCGCCGTTCTGGCCGAGGGCACCACCACCATCGAAAACGCCGCGGAAGAACCGGAGATCGTCGACCTGGCCAACTTTCTCAACACCCTGGGAGCCGACGTGCGCGGCGCCGGCACGCGGGTGATCCAGATCCACGGCGTGCCGGTGCTGGGAGGCGGGACGTACACCATCATCCCCGACCGCATCGAGGCGGGCACCTTCCTGCTGGCGCCCCTGGTGGCCGGCGGCCAGGTGACGGTCACCGGGGTGGTGCCGGAACACCTCAAGTCCCTGCTGGCCAAGGTGCGGGAGATGGGCGCCGATGTGGTGGTCGACGGGGACGAGGTGACCGTGGCGGTCAGCAGCCGGCCCAAGGCGGTGGACATCAAGACCCTGCCCTACCCGGGCTTTCCCACCGACCTGCAGGCGCCCATGATGGCGGCCCTGGTCACCGCCGAGGGAACGGCCACGGTGACCGAAACCCTCTTCGAGAATCGCTTCGCCCACGTGCCGGAGCTGCGCCGCATGGGTGCGCGGATCCAGATCCAGGGGCAGACGGCCATCATCACCGGGGTCGAACGGTTGCAGGGTGCGCCGGTCACCGCCACCGACCTGCGCTCGGGTGCGGCCCTGGTGCTGGCCGGGCTCGGGGCCGAAGGGATCACCGAGGTCAGCGGCGTCCACCACATCGACCGGGGCTACGTGGCCATCGAGCAGAAGCTGCGGGCCCTGGGCGCCGACGTGGCGCGTCTGTCCACGGAGGACGACCCGCTGGCGGCGGCCCTGCTCCTGCACTAG
- the atpG gene encoding ATP synthase F1 subunit gamma — MASMRDIRRRIRAVRSTQQITRAMYMVAAAKLKKAEEAARSGRPYAAALRAMLARLAGSEQARQHPLVAPRPVRRAGLVVITGDRGLAGSYNANVIRRAEQELRQLPEGVEPVLVTVGRKGRDHFRRRGYPLAHELTGIGEDVDFATARELARWLVDRYLAEAMDEVRLIYTEYRSAISQRPVVMRLLPVAGLEEQPGGEPGRGAASAAGAEPAGRQAPGSGPTPGSWREYIYEPSEQAILEALLPKYVQILVFRALQEAKASEHGARMTAMKNATDNAGELIDTLTLEYNRARQAAITKELAEIVSGAEALKG; from the coding sequence ATGGCCTCGATGAGGGACATCCGGCGGCGGATCCGGGCGGTGCGCAGCACCCAGCAGATCACCCGCGCCATGTACATGGTCGCCGCCGCCAAGCTGAAGAAGGCCGAAGAGGCCGCCCGTTCCGGCCGCCCCTATGCCGCCGCGCTGCGGGCCATGCTGGCCCGCCTGGCAGGCTCCGAACAGGCGCGCCAGCATCCCCTGGTGGCGCCGCGGCCCGTGCGCCGGGCCGGGCTGGTGGTCATCACCGGTGACCGGGGCCTGGCGGGCAGCTACAACGCCAACGTCATCCGCCGGGCCGAACAGGAACTGCGCCAGCTGCCCGAAGGGGTCGAACCGGTCCTGGTCACCGTGGGCCGCAAGGGCCGCGACCACTTCCGCCGCCGGGGCTACCCGCTGGCCCATGAGCTGACGGGCATCGGCGAGGACGTGGACTTCGCCACGGCCCGGGAACTGGCCCGCTGGCTGGTCGACCGCTACCTGGCGGAGGCCATGGACGAGGTCCGGCTGATCTACACCGAGTACCGCTCGGCCATCAGCCAGCGGCCGGTGGTGATGCGCCTCTTGCCGGTGGCCGGCCTGGAGGAGCAGCCCGGCGGGGAGCCGGGCCGGGGCGCCGCGAGCGCCGCCGGGGCCGAGCCTGCAGGACGGCAGGCTCCCGGTTCCGGCCCCACGCCCGGCTCCTGGCGGGAATACATCTACGAGCCGTCGGAGCAGGCCATCCTGGAGGCGCTGCTGCCCAAGTACGTGCAGATCCTGGTCTTCCGCGCCCTCCAGGAGGCGAAGGCCAGCGAGCACGGGGCCCGCATGACGGCGATGAAGAATGCCACCGACAACGCCGGCGAGCTGATCGACACCCTGACCCTGGAGTACAACCGGGCCCGCCAGGCGGCCATCACCAAGGAGCTGGCGGAGATCGTCAGCGGCGCCGAGGCCCTCAAGGGCTAG
- the atpA gene encoding F0F1 ATP synthase subunit alpha, translating to MSIRPEEITAIIRQQIENFEGRAELEDVGTVIQISDGVATVYGLEKVMASELVEFPKSGVYGMALNLAEDSVGVVVLGPYTDIKEGDEVRRTGRIIQVPVGPELLGRVVNPLGQPIDGGPAINATRTRPIESPAPGVIVRQSVNQPLQTGWKAIDSMIPIGRGQRELIIGDRQTGKTALAVDTIINQKDQNVICVYVAIGQKASTVAGVVETLRKYGAMDYTIVVSATASQPAPLLYIAPYAGCAMGEYFMYEEHRDVLVIYDDLTKQAWAYRELALLLRRPPGREAYPGDVFYLHSRLLERAARLSDEVGGGSLTALPIIETQAGDISAYIPTNVISITDGQIFLESDLFYSGVRPAIDVGRSVSRVGSAAQIKAMKQVAGRLRLDLAQYRELAAFAQFGSDLDKATQARLARGQRVTEILKQGEHQPMPVEEQVVAIYCGVNGYLDDVPVERVREFEREFLQYLKRFNPEVLESIRTQKEITKENEQRLQAAIQQFKAGFLAEGQQGTGQPAPQAQRAS from the coding sequence GTGAGCATTCGTCCGGAAGAGATCACCGCCATCATCCGGCAACAGATCGAAAACTTCGAGGGCCGCGCCGAGCTGGAAGACGTGGGCACCGTGATCCAGATCTCCGACGGCGTGGCCACCGTGTACGGCCTGGAGAAGGTCATGGCCAGCGAGCTGGTGGAGTTCCCCAAGAGCGGGGTCTACGGCATGGCCCTGAACCTGGCCGAAGACTCCGTGGGCGTGGTCGTCCTCGGGCCCTACACGGACATCAAGGAAGGCGACGAGGTGCGGCGCACGGGCCGCATCATCCAGGTGCCCGTGGGCCCCGAGCTCCTGGGCCGGGTGGTGAACCCCCTGGGCCAGCCCATCGACGGGGGCCCTGCCATCAATGCCACCCGGACGCGGCCCATCGAGTCGCCGGCTCCCGGCGTCATCGTGCGGCAGTCGGTGAACCAGCCCCTGCAGACGGGGTGGAAGGCCATCGACTCGATGATCCCCATCGGCCGCGGCCAGCGCGAGCTGATCATCGGCGACCGCCAGACCGGCAAGACCGCCCTGGCGGTGGACACCATCATCAACCAGAAGGACCAGAACGTCATCTGCGTCTACGTGGCCATCGGCCAGAAGGCGTCCACCGTGGCGGGCGTGGTGGAGACCCTGCGCAAGTACGGCGCCATGGACTACACCATCGTGGTGTCCGCCACCGCGTCCCAGCCGGCGCCGCTGCTCTACATCGCGCCCTACGCCGGCTGCGCCATGGGCGAGTACTTCATGTACGAGGAGCACCGGGACGTGCTGGTCATCTACGACGACCTCACCAAGCAGGCCTGGGCGTACCGCGAGCTGGCCCTGCTGCTGCGGCGGCCGCCGGGACGCGAGGCCTACCCCGGTGACGTGTTCTACCTGCACTCCCGCCTGCTGGAGCGGGCGGCCCGGCTGAGCGACGAGGTGGGCGGAGGGTCCCTGACGGCCCTGCCCATCATCGAGACCCAGGCCGGCGACATCTCGGCGTACATCCCGACCAACGTCATCTCCATCACCGACGGCCAGATCTTCCTGGAGTCGGACCTGTTCTACTCCGGCGTCCGGCCCGCCATCGACGTCGGCCGGTCGGTGTCCCGCGTGGGCTCGGCCGCCCAGATCAAGGCCATGAAGCAGGTGGCCGGCCGCCTGCGCCTCGACCTGGCCCAGTACCGCGAACTGGCCGCCTTCGCCCAGTTCGGCTCCGACCTGGACAAGGCCACCCAGGCGCGCCTGGCTCGCGGCCAGCGGGTGACGGAGATCCTCAAGCAGGGCGAGCACCAGCCCATGCCCGTGGAGGAGCAGGTCGTCGCCATCTACTGCGGCGTCAACGGGTATCTGGACGACGTGCCCGTGGAACGGGTGCGGGAGTTCGAGCGGGAGTTCCTCCAGTACCTGAAGCGGTTCAATCCGGAGGTGCTGGAGTCCATCCGCACCCAGAAGGAGATCACCAAGGAGAACGAGCAGCGCCTGCAGGCGGCCATCCAGCAGTTCAAGGCCGGCTTCCTGGCGGAGGGGCAACAGGGCACGGGGCAGCCCGCCCCGCAGGCGCAGCGGGCGTCGTGA